One part of the Diadema setosum chromosome 22, eeDiaSeto1, whole genome shotgun sequence genome encodes these proteins:
- the LOC140245607 gene encoding nociceptin receptor-like: MEDNYLLWTTVTASIYSLVAVSLDRFFAVVYPIHFKRFANRRLVNIIVCLIWVGSCILMVRILLTNTTSVVIGKCVYRRPPRNQQIVYGIYVFVIRLALPTALMLVTQTAIVRSLRREAARFASNESTASFHQIARLRVLTLTLTVILIYVICWTPDQIVFICFNLGIITPSFLSSPFARLLTALAICNSCVNPILYTLRHRQFREAVKDFFRKTSKRNTPIFEDLELSIRPAKSHQNIAIS; encoded by the coding sequence ATGGAAGATAACTATTTGTTATGGACTACGGTCACAGCTTCGATCTACAGTCTGGTTGCAGTGTCTCTCGATCGCTTCTTTGCTGTCGTTTATCCAATCCATTTCAAGCGCTTTGCCAATCGCCGACTtgtgaatattattgtttgtcTCATTTGGGTGGGATCGTGTATCTTAATGGTTCGAATCCTCTTAACCAACACTACGAGCGTGGTAATAGGAAAGTGCGTGTATCGAAGACCTCCACGAAATCAGCAAATCGTGTACGGGATTTATGTCTTCGTCATCCGCCTTGCTCTCCCGACCGCCCTGATGCTTGTGACCCAGACAGCTATCGTGCGTTCGCTCCGACGGGAGGCCGCCCGCTTCGCGTCTAATGAGTCCACGGCATCGTTCCACCAAATCGCCCGATTGCGGGTCCTCACGCTAACATTGACGGTTATTCTGATCTATGTCATCTGTTGGACCCCAGACCAGATAGTGTTCATCTGTTTTAACCTTGGTATCATCACTCCTTCTTTTTTGAGTAGTCCTTTTGCCCGCCTACTCACCGCACTTGCCATTTGTAACTCTTGTGTAAACCCGATACTGTACACTCTCCGACACCGGCAATTTCGTGAAGCCGTTAAAGACTTTTtcagaaaaacaagcaaaagaaatacACCAATATTTGAGGATCTGGAGTTATCTATTCGACCAGCGAAAAGTCATCAAAACATTGCTATATCATAA